The DNA segment TCTCCGGTGCGTATACGCACTACCTGTTCAAGGTTGGCTACAAAAATTTTGCCATCGCCAATCTTTCCGTTTTGCGCACTGGAGCCGATGACTTCCAGCACCCCATCCAGTTGTTGCTCAGTAACCGCTATTTGCAGCATGGTTTTGGGCAGGAAATCCACTGCGTATTCTGCACCGCGATATAGTTCCGTATGTCCTTTTTGCCGGCCAAATCCCTTAACCTCACTGACAGTCACGCCATTTATACCCGCCCCTCTCAAAGCATCCCGTACTGCAACCAGTTTAAAAGGTTTAATAATTGCAGTGATCAGCTTCATAGCCCC comes from the Microbulbifer sp. MI-G genome and includes:
- a CDS encoding P-II family nitrogen regulator, yielding MKLITAIIKPFKLVAVRDALRGAGINGVTVSEVKGFGRQKGHTELYRGAEYAVDFLPKTMLQIAVTEQQLDGVLEVIGSSAQNGKIGDGKIFVANLEQVVRIRTGETGSNAI